Genomic segment of Fibrobacter sp.:
TCCAACGAAATGATGGCTACCTGGAAGTTTGAACCGGTATCCAAGGTTGACTGGGAAATCATCGATTCCCTGAAGATCTACAAGGAATTCCTCATCAAGCAGGGTACCATCAAGTTTGACCGTATCAAGGACTTCATCAAGAAGGGCCGCCTCACTCTCGTCTGCGACCACGTTCACGGTTCTACCCGTCGTCGTCCGGCTGCTCTCCTGGACAATCCGGAATGCCTCATCACTCTCCGCAACGAAGACGACAGCCTCTTCGGCGGTATCGCACCGGAACCGTCTTCCAAGAACTTGGAAAAGGTCCGCAAGGTTCTCGATGAAAGCCAGAGCTGGTTCCGCCTTGGCGCAATCTTTGACCCGGATGGTGACCGTATCCGTTTCTACGATGGTTCTCGCGAAATCGACATGAACCAGTTCGGTGCAATCGCTTTCCACTACATGGCTACCTGGCGCAAGGAACAGGGCGTGGTTGCCAAGTCCGTTGCTACCTCCAACTTCGTGAACATCATTGCTGAAAAGCTTGGCGTTCCTGTCATGGAAACTCCGGTTGGCTTCAAGAACTTCCGCCCCTGGCTCTCTCGCACCGCCAAGGACAAGGCTCTCGTTGCCTTCGAAGAATCCGATGGTATCTCCGGCCTCAACAACACTCTTGAAAAGGACGCTCAGTTCGGCCTCCTCATCGCTCTTGAAATCATGGCTGTTACCGGCAAGAACCTGGGTGAATACCTGGATGCCCTCTACGAAGAATTCGGCCGCTTCTACCCGAGCCGTGCAGGCTTCGAAGTGGACAAGTCCCTCGTTGGCGCTCCGCTCATCGCCAAGGTGAACGCTGTTGCCGAAGCTGCTCAGGTCGGTGCTAAGGTCATGGTCGGCTCTACCGAGAAGACCGTCAAGCAGCTCTTGACTTTGGACGGCGTAAAGATTATTTTCGAAGATGATTCCTGGATGCTGGTTCGCCCGTCCGGTACCGAACCCAAGGTTCGTATTTATACCGAATGCCGCAATCCGGATGAAAAGGACCCGATGTTCGAAGCAGCCAAGGCCCTGTTCTACAAGAACTAAACCTTGGTGTGTTTTGGGTTAGACTTCGACGTCACTGTTGAATTGTTTGAAAGGAAGTAATTATGAGAAAATTACTCGCGTTTCTTTTCCTGGCCTTTGCCGTAGTTTGCTCGGCCCAGACCTTGAAGCCTGAGTTCCAGGCTTTCTCTGGCGCCTTGCTCAAACTGAAAAAGGCTGACAAGGGATTCCATAAGTTCCAGCTTACTGTGGACGTGGCTCCGTGGGCTTTCCAGGCTACTGGTGAAGTCATGGCTCCCGGTGGTGACCCGGATCTTTTGATCACAGGTCTCTTCGACGGTGAACTCTATGCGGTTCTTGCATACGTTCCTTCTACAGCTGCTGGTTCCGATGGTGAAGAATACCAGGTTGGCTTCTTCGACATGATGCTTTATTTTGAAGAAGAACCGACCCGCATTCGTAACCTGAAGTTCAAGTTGTTGCCTCCGGCAAACGACGAATGGGCCAAGGGCATCCTGAAGGATGCTCTGGAATCTGGTTCCCTGCTGGGTAACGTCTGGGGTGGCAAGTTTGAAAAGGACATTGCCCGCTCTTCTGCTAACCCCATGGACAAGAGAAAACTTGAAAACCTGCAGAAGAAGAAAAAGAAACTTCCTGAAGACGATGGCACCATCGCTCCGAAGAAGCGTCGCGTAGATGCTGAAGAAGAGCCGGCGGAAGAAGTCAAATCCAAGAAGAAAAAGAAGAAGTCCGAAGACGAAGAATCTTCTGTTTCCAAAAAGAAAAAGAAGAAGAAAGCCGTAGAACCGGCCGAAGAGGACGACGACACTCCCAAGAAGAAGAAAAAGAAGAAAAAAAAACTCGAGGATCCGTGTGACGACCCAGATCTTTCCGCAAAGGAAAAGCGTCGTTGCAGGATGAATCAGTAATATCTTTTTCCTAAAATTTTTTAAATTTACACCGAAACTTTTGAACCTATAGAGGTAAATTATGTCCGGTCACTCCAAATGGGCCACCACCAAACGTAAGAAAGCTAAGACTGACGTTGCCCGTGCTAAGGCATGGAACAAGTTGATTAAGGAAATTTCTATCGCTGCTAAGCTCGGCGGCGGCAACCCGGATGCTAACCCGCGTCTCCGTGCTGCAATCATCAAGTCCAAGTCTC
This window contains:
- a CDS encoding phosphomannomutase; the protein is SNEMMATWKFEPVSKVDWEIIDSLKIYKEFLIKQGTIKFDRIKDFIKKGRLTLVCDHVHGSTRRRPAALLDNPECLITLRNEDDSLFGGIAPEPSSKNLEKVRKVLDESQSWFRLGAIFDPDGDRIRFYDGSREIDMNQFGAIAFHYMATWRKEQGVVAKSVATSNFVNIIAEKLGVPVMETPVGFKNFRPWLSRTAKDKALVAFEESDGISGLNNTLEKDAQFGLLIALEIMAVTGKNLGEYLDALYEEFGRFYPSRAGFEVDKSLVGAPLIAKVNAVAEAAQVGAKVMVGSTEKTVKQLLTLDGVKIIFEDDSWMLVRPSGTEPKVRIYTECRNPDEKDPMFEAAKALFYKN